TACTGAACTTACTACTTCTGAGTTGCCGTTTTGTTGTCGTTTTCTCTCTTTTCGATTTACAGGGGCTTGTCAATTTACAGGAGTCTTGCTCGGATGATTTTTCGTAAGCGATTGCCCTGGAGAAAAAAGCGCGCCCCGTGAATTTTCGCGCGCCTTCCTGTACAATATGAAGAAGTCATGTTCCTTCGGGCACGCGGTTGCGCCCGGGGCACTTCACAAAATTCTTACGGCGGGAGCTGGTATCCGTGAGCGGGGGTTCGCCAACGATACAAAGTCCGGGAAAGTTCCGCATCGACGCGAAGGCGCTGCTGATCCTCGCGATCGTCGGCTTTCTGGTTCTGTTCAACGTGTTTCCGATGTGCTATCTGGTCGTCCGTTCGTTCTTCGCCGACGGCTCGTTCTCGCTCGCCGCGTTCGAGCGCATCTACACGTACAAGCTGAACTGGGAGGCGCTGCGCAACACGCTGGCGACGGCGGGGCTGTCGATGGTCTTCGGCGTGCTGATCGCCTTTCCGCTGGCATGGCTGGTGGGGCGCACCGACATGTACGGGCGCCGTTTCTTCCGCACGCTGTTCGTGATGACCTACATGGTGCCGCCCTACGTAGGGGCGATGGCCTGGCTGCGGCTGCTCAATCCGCGCGTGGGCACGCTGAACGTGTGGCTGGCGCGTCTTTTCGGACTGGCGGAAAATCCGTTCAACATCTACAGCATCGGCGGGCTGGTCTGGGTGCTGACGACGTTCTACTATCCCTACGCCTTCATCACCATCTCGCGCGCCATGGAGAAGATGGATCCTTCGCTGGAAGAGGCGTCGAAGATCTCGGGCGCTTCGCCGCTGAAGACGGTGCTGACGGTGACGTTCCCGATCATGCTGCCGTCGATCGTCGCCGCGGGGCTGCTGGTCTTCGTCTCGGCGGCGTCGTGCTACGGCATCCCTTCGATCATCGGCGCGCCGGGGCAGATCGACACGGTGACGACGCGCATCATCGACTACGTTTACGTGGGCTCGGCGGAAGGGCTGACGGACGCCACGACGCTGGCGGTGTCGCTGATGCTGATCGCCAATCTGGTGCTCTACGCGTCGACGTTCCTGTGCGGCAAGAAACAGTACATCACCGTGTCGGGCAAGTCGACGCGCCCCAACATCGTCGAGCTGGGACGCTGGCGGCTGCCGGTGACGGTCGCCGTGGCGCTGTTCGCGCTGGTCGTGGTGGCGCTGCCGTTCGCCACGGTGGCGATGACGTCGTTCACGAAGAATCTCGGCAAGGCGCTGACGGCCTCCAACTTCACGACGCGCTACTGGCACATCCTCTTCACGCGCAAAGGCATCCTCGACACGGCCAAAAACAGTTTCGTCGCCGCGTCGGCGGCGGCCACGGCGGGCATGGCGATCTCCTGCGCGATGGCCTGGCTGCTGACGCGCACGCAGGCGAAGGGGCGGCGCATCCCCGACTTTCTGATCACGCTCGGCAGCGGCACGCCCAGCGTGGTTATCGCCCTGGCGCTGATCATGACGATGTCGGGGCGCTTCGGCGTCAACATCTACAACACGCTGACGATCATGATCGTCGCCTACATGATCAAGTACCTGCTGATGGGCATGCGCACGGTGGTGTCGGCCATGAGCCAGATCCACCCGTCGCTGGAAGAAGCGTCGCTGATCTCCGGCGCGGGCTGGCTGCGCAGCTTCAAAGACGTGACGCTGCCGCTGATCGCGCCGTCGATCGTGGCGGGGTGGTTCTTGATCTTCATGCCCAGCTTCTACGAGCTGACCATGTCGACGCTGCTCTACTCCACCGACACCAAGACGATTGGCTACGAGTTGTTCACCTATCAGACCTACCACAGCCAGCAGACCGCCGCGGCCATCGCCACGGGCATTCTGACCCTCGTGATCGCCGTCAACTGGATACTCAACAAGCTCACCAAGGGCGAGTTCTCGATTTAGACAAGGAGCGCTTTTCGCATGTCTTCGATTACGTTGAATGAAGTGACCAAATCCTACGGCAGCGTTCAGGTGATCCGGAAGTTCAGCAGCGTCTTCCGCGACCGTGAGTTTGTGACGCTGCTGGGGCCTTCCGGCTGCGGCAAGACGACGATGCTGCGCATGATCGCCGGTTTCGAGAAGCCCACTTCGGGCGAGATCCTCATCGACGACGCCGTCGTCAGCGGCCGCGGCCAGTTCGTGCCGCCCAACCGCCGCAACATCGGCATGGTCTTTCAATCCTACGCCGTGTGGCCGCACATGGACGTGTTCGACAACGTCGCCTATCCGCTCAAGATCCAGGGGCTGTCCCGCGGCGAAATCAAGAAGCGCGTTTTCGATATTTTGGAGGCCGTTCACCTGACGCAGTACGTCAAGCGGCTGCCCAACGAGCTTTCCGGCGGCCAGCAGCAGCGCGTCGCGTTGGGGCGCGCGCTGGTGTGCAATCCGCGCGTGCTGCTGCTCGACGAGCCGCTGTCCAACCTCGACGCCAAACTGCGCGAGTCGATGCGCTTCGAGATCAAGGACATGCAGCGCCGCTTCGGCATCACCGTGGTCTACGTCACTCACGACCAGACCGAGGCCATGGCCATGAGCGACCGCGTCATCGTCTTCAACAAAGGCGCGGTGCAGCAGATGGACACGCCGACGAACATCTACCGCCGCCCGGCCAATCAGTTCGTGGCCGATTTCGTCGGCAAGATCAACTTCATCCGCGGCGCCGCCTCGGACGGGCGCGTCGACTTTCCCGGCGGCCAGTGGATGGCGTACGGCGGCGAGCGGCGCGGTCCCGTGGTGGTGGCCGTGCGCCCCGAGAACATGGTCATGCGCCGCGACCGCGGCGTGCTCAAGGGGACGCTGGCCAAAGCGTATTATCTCGGCGACACCAACGACTGCCGAGTGCGCATCGGCGACGCCGACGTGCGCGTGATCGCCGCCGGGCACACCTACGGCCAGATCCCCGAGGGCGAAGAGCTGTGGCTCGACTTCGACGAATATCTCGTCTTCGAGGACGACGGCGCAGACCAGACGCGGATTTTGTCGTAGCGGGGAACGCGGCGAAGCTCGAGGAACGGATCCGCAAAAAATGTTCCACGTGGAACGTTGTGTCTCGAGACCATTCGCTATCGGCATTCAGATGATATGATCAAAAATAGATATCATAAAACGAAAAAGCGGCCGAGGGGCGATGAGTTGGAATTCATCGCCCCTCGGCCGCTCTTTCGTTTTCGATGTTTTCAGTTGTGTCCGCGGTTATTTGCCGGCGGCCGGAGCGGGAGCTTCGGCGGGCTTTTCCGCGGGTTTGTCGGCCTCGGGAGGCGGCGGCAAAGGCACGTCTTCGACCTTCATGACTTCGCGGGAGACGACGTTGAAACCGTCGTCGGTGATCTCAAGGTTATAGACCACGGGCGTGGAGTTGGGAATCTCGAGCTTCTGCAACTCTTCCGGGGTCAGGTGAGGCTCGACCCACGAGGAGAGGGCGCGCAGGGCGGTGCTGTGACCGACCACGAGCACGTTCATGCCGGCGCGGAGCGTGGGGGCGAGCGTGTCGCTCCAATAGGGCGCTTCGCGGGCGATCACGTCCTTGAGGCTCTCGGCCTGAGGGATAAAGCGGCGGTCAAGATTGGCATAGCGGGGATCGTGCACGGGCGAACGAGGGTCCTCGTAGGCCAGGGCCGGAGGCGGCACGTCGTAGCTGCGGCGCCAGATGTCG
This genomic window from Pyramidobacter piscolens W5455 contains:
- a CDS encoding ABC transporter permease, producing MSGGSPTIQSPGKFRIDAKALLILAIVGFLVLFNVFPMCYLVVRSFFADGSFSLAAFERIYTYKLNWEALRNTLATAGLSMVFGVLIAFPLAWLVGRTDMYGRRFFRTLFVMTYMVPPYVGAMAWLRLLNPRVGTLNVWLARLFGLAENPFNIYSIGGLVWVLTTFYYPYAFITISRAMEKMDPSLEEASKISGASPLKTVLTVTFPIMLPSIVAAGLLVFVSAASCYGIPSIIGAPGQIDTVTTRIIDYVYVGSAEGLTDATTLAVSLMLIANLVLYASTFLCGKKQYITVSGKSTRPNIVELGRWRLPVTVAVALFALVVVALPFATVAMTSFTKNLGKALTASNFTTRYWHILFTRKGILDTAKNSFVAASAAATAGMAISCAMAWLLTRTQAKGRRIPDFLITLGSGTPSVVIALALIMTMSGRFGVNIYNTLTIMIVAYMIKYLLMGMRTVVSAMSQIHPSLEEASLISGAGWLRSFKDVTLPLIAPSIVAGWFLIFMPSFYELTMSTLLYSTDTKTIGYELFTYQTYHSQQTAAAIATGILTLVIAVNWILNKLTKGEFSI
- a CDS encoding ABC transporter ATP-binding protein; protein product: MSSITLNEVTKSYGSVQVIRKFSSVFRDREFVTLLGPSGCGKTTMLRMIAGFEKPTSGEILIDDAVVSGRGQFVPPNRRNIGMVFQSYAVWPHMDVFDNVAYPLKIQGLSRGEIKKRVFDILEAVHLTQYVKRLPNELSGGQQQRVALGRALVCNPRVLLLDEPLSNLDAKLRESMRFEIKDMQRRFGITVVYVTHDQTEAMAMSDRVIVFNKGAVQQMDTPTNIYRRPANQFVADFVGKINFIRGAASDGRVDFPGGQWMAYGGERRGPVVVAVRPENMVMRRDRGVLKGTLAKAYYLGDTNDCRVRIGDADVRVIAAGHTYGQIPEGEELWLDFDEYLVFEDDGADQTRILS